The Pyrenophora tritici-repentis strain M4 chromosome 10, whole genome shotgun sequence genome contains a region encoding:
- a CDS encoding glycoside hydrolase family 128 protein produces MNFLVLILTTLSLLPLTLSSPLSHNHKHATTHDHVHTANLTVRAAPPLAPSHQRRGIAYNDPSIPALFDKRGSLATWCYNWESSTASSTAWFRFVPMLHTLLPEHTAVWKANAEEKVRSNYQDHGETPTWFLGFNEPDNCVPYAGGSCIDVGTAVSAWKKYMDPLADLNPKVYLGSPAVTNATPTDTTGLGWLAKFLKACSGCQIDHVNIHWYDAANNAAYFKQHIEDTRKIAGGRPIWVTEFHASGSDDEVKAFLDDVMPWMDNSNDIHRYAYFMAQPGDGLLVSPDGKGLSAIGQEYNFHDG; encoded by the exons ATGAACTTCCTCGTTCTAATCCTCACCACCCTCTCGCTTCTCCCCCTCACACTCTCCTCCCCTCTATCCCACAACCACAAGCATGCGACCACCCACGATCACGTGCACACTGCCAACCTAACAGTCCGCGCCGCACCCCCTCTAGCACCCTCCCACCAGCGCCGCGGTATCGCCTACAACGACCCCTCCATTCCGGCCCTCTTCGACAAGCGCGGCTCCCTCGCTACATGGTGCTACAACTGGGAATCGAGCACTGCCTCTTCGACCGCCTGGTTCCGCTTTGTGCCCATGCTACATACACTGCTGCCGGAACACACGGCCGTTTGGAAGGCGAATGCGGAGGAGAAGGTACGGAGCAACTACCAGGATCATGGGGAGACGCCTACGTGGTTTCTGGGGTTCAATGAGCCGGATAACTGTGT GCCATATGCAGGTGGTTCTTGCATCGATGTTGGCACTGCAGTCTCTGCGTGGAAGAAGTATATGGATCCTTTGGCTGATTTGAATCCGAAGGTGTATCTGGGGTCGCCGGCTGTGACTAATGCTACGCCTACTGATACTACTGGTTTGGGGTGGCTGGCGAAGTTCCTGAAGGCTTGTTCGGGTTGTCAGATTGATCATGTTAATATTCACTG GTACGACGCTGCCAACAACGCCGCCTACTTCAAACAGCACATCGAAGATACGCGTAAAATCGCCGGTGGCCGCCCTATCTGGGTCACTGAGTTCCATGCCAGCGGGTCCGACGATGAGGTCAAGGCTTTCCTGGATGATGTGATGCCGTGGATGGATAACTCGAACGATATTCATCGGTATGCATATTTCATGGCGCAGCCTGGAGATGGACTTTTGGTTAGCCCGGATGGAAAGGGGTTGAGTGCCATTGGGCAGGAGTACAACTTCCATGATGGTTAG
- a CDS encoding TolA, Membrane protein involved in colicin uptake, with product MPTSRPQKCQREDEPVEPSKRQRQQTSRSLAPEQQHFPNEDLHMSYIDHMAMNRSPYTPDQRIELPSAASASSPNPSAPSDTDDSAQIQLFALQKQWLEAAKDDLQPRLITKVPGIEKQHWLVGSKMPSDKDLVPSHIWHLRSFQPSKRYVAYQHLSLLARNMIKHDQRSKEYQTLWTAISSFRIRLVQHERDWLASVKKSTPEEIVERLKRIGYEQAINTMVTKAMVDEFDKYQKARLPALSNAHQGAQTTQPQTLPAVQAPSEHNKSEKNSKVSSKSPLQSPLAPATTAQPARQNPSVKPDKVKYPNDLVRVPEYPLDHISDYTPNSETGMYKCRHPHETKQSCCQTGLTENKMRASIQKEIFSWRGRVEMLIHKGELDPRHKTWDRTCNVTLKKQEQAAAERLATQKAKEDAEERVAKARQERRKEKRLQQAAKAKEDEKKRQKEVDEAIAAGREPPAPVTKQPGVNGKGITTDAKAAALKKHMRLHQDCQALESRKKWPNWDRFDAWWDVKRLRVEGAALSAEQRALLQEPEPSALSDKDPNFLKKKAAEKKAEEKRSNQEANKENVVTEVEVVEDDELDDLFEDDKL from the exons ATGCCTACGTCGCGCCCACAAAAGTGCCAGCGTGAGGACGAGCCAGTTGAGCCGTCCAAGCGACAACGGCAACAAACATCGCGGAGCCTTGCTCCAGAACAACAACACTTTCCTAATGAAGATTTGCACATGTCGTACATTGATCACATGGCAATGAACCGGTCACCCTATA CCCCTGATCAGCGCATTGAGCTGCCGTCTGCTGCAAGCGCATCTTCCCCCAACCCATCCGCTCCCTCCGACACTGACGACTCCGCCCAGATACAACTGTTTGCTTTACAGAAGCAATGGCTCGAGGCGGCTAAGGATGACCTTCAACCACGTCTCATCACCAAAGTGCCTGGTATTGAAAAACAGCACTGGCTTGTCGGAAGTAAGATGCCTTCCGACAAGGATCTAGTCCCGAGCCACATCTGGCATCTGCGATCGTTCCAGCCATCAAAACGGTACGTCGCCTACCAACATCTCTCTCTGCTTGCACGCAACATGATAAAACATGATCAGCGTAGCAAAGAATACCAAACTCTCTGGACGGCCATATCCAGCTTCCGAATCCGCTTGGTGCAGCACGAGCGAGATTGGTTGGCTAGTGTGAAGAAGAGCACACCGGAAGAGATCGTGGAGCGCCTCAAGAGGATAGGATACGAACAGGCAATCAATACCATGGTGACGAAAGCCATGGTAGATGAGTTCGACAAGTACCAGAAGGCGCGTCTTCCTGCACTGTCGAACGCGCATCAAGGCGCCCAAACCACCCAACCACAAACGCTTCCCGCGGTACAAGCACCATCTGAGCACAACAAAAGCGAGAAGAACAGCAAAGTCTCTTCCAAATCCCCCCTCCAATCTCCCTTAGCCCCAGCTACGACCGCCCAACCCGCCCGCCAAAACCCCTCTGTGAAGCCGGACAAGGTGAAATACCCGAATGATCTGGTCCGGGTCCCTGAATACCCCTTGGACCACATTTCCGACTACACGCCAAATAGCGAAACTGGCATGTACAAATGTCGGCACCCGCACGAGACAAAGCAGTCGTGCTGTCAGACGGGCCTCACCGAGAACAAGATGCGAGCATCAATCCAGAAAGAGATTTTTTCTTGGCGAGGCCGGGTGGAGATGTTGATTCACAAGGGGGAGCTTGATCCCAGGCACAAGACCTGGGACAGAACATGCAACGTCACCCTGAAAAAGCAGGAGCAGGCAGCAGCGGAACGTTTGGCTACGCAAAAAGCGAAGGAAGATGCAGAGGAGCGGGTTGCAAAGGCGAGGCAGGAGCGACGCAAGGAGAAGCGTCTGCAGCAAGCTGCAAAAGCCAAAGAAGATGAAAAGAAGCGACAAAAAGAGGTTGATGAAGCCATCGCCGCTGGTCGCGAGCCTCCTGCTCCGGTGACTAAACAGCCTGGAGTCAACGGCAAGGGCATCACCACGGACGCCAAAGCAGCTGCTCTGAAGAAGCACATGCGTCTACATCAAGACTGCCAAGCACTCGAGAGCAGGAAGAAGTGGCCGAACTGGGACCGCTTCGACGCTTGGTGGGACGTTAAGCGCCTACGAGTTGAAGGTGCGGCACTGTCAGCGGAGCAGCGCGCCTTGCTGCAAGAGCCTGAGCCTTCTGCACTTTCGGACAAGGATCCGAATTTCTTGAAGAAGAAGGCCGCAGAGAAGAAGGCGGAGGAGAAGAGAAGCAACCAGGAAGCTAACAAAGAGAATGTTGTTACCGAGGTTGAGGTTGTGGAAGATGACGAGTTGGACGATCTGTTTGAGGATGACAAGCTGTGA